The following coding sequences lie in one Synechococcus sp. CC9902 genomic window:
- a CDS encoding DUF6716 putative glycosyltransferase, giving the protein MAPVAPKRLEGRKVAAVTCFDSFGKLAMTLLAACRREGAETTLHLLELNNRALSRRQRLEIRRIDPRTPIEKHNWSDLHNLCSPMAGDVDALILGLDGQRSRDALLQLHGAWGHSTTRPRLISAYPGILFRFALEGMLDRSGADLLCLNSQQDLSTYQKGCAALGLDSSNAVVTGLPILWRTHPRAEFPENPSIVFFEQPSIPVHPLQRRFVCEQLRDLSAAWPNHPVIFKPRTSSIESTLHRRHGEMASVIDTMSHQQTNLKLSFKPATQLLRKCGCAITVSSTAALESMAMGISTRIVGDLGVTETLGNHFFADSGAIANFAAIRDNPFEVLHNNRWLQAQGWNPEGDSRFIEALASRLQIAPTPLSNSDLGPTSWGSEAWQRTALSNGGRRMLSSGGARSSQRKRHHTRRIIRTVRDSVVGFGWLSKLLRK; this is encoded by the coding sequence ATGGCGCCTGTCGCTCCTAAGCGCCTTGAAGGTCGCAAAGTCGCGGCGGTGACCTGTTTCGATTCATTCGGAAAGTTGGCGATGACGCTCCTCGCTGCCTGCCGCAGGGAAGGAGCCGAAACCACGCTGCATCTCCTGGAGCTCAACAATCGAGCCCTCTCACGCCGCCAACGGTTGGAAATCCGCCGGATCGACCCGCGGACACCCATCGAAAAACACAATTGGAGCGACCTGCACAACCTTTGCAGTCCGATGGCTGGAGACGTGGATGCCCTCATCCTTGGACTCGACGGTCAACGCAGTCGCGATGCCCTACTACAACTCCATGGCGCCTGGGGCCACAGCACAACCAGGCCACGCCTGATCAGTGCCTATCCGGGCATTCTCTTTCGCTTCGCCCTGGAGGGCATGCTCGATCGCTCCGGTGCTGATTTGTTGTGCCTCAATAGCCAACAAGATCTCTCGACCTATCAGAAGGGCTGCGCCGCTCTGGGACTCGATAGCAGCAACGCCGTGGTCACCGGCCTACCGATCCTTTGGCGCACCCATCCCCGAGCGGAATTCCCTGAAAATCCATCGATCGTCTTTTTTGAACAGCCCTCGATCCCTGTTCATCCCCTCCAGCGACGGTTTGTCTGTGAACAACTCAGGGATTTATCGGCAGCCTGGCCTAACCATCCCGTGATCTTCAAGCCGCGCACCTCCAGCATCGAGAGCACCCTGCATCGTCGCCACGGCGAGATGGCCAGCGTGATCGACACCATGTCGCATCAACAGACCAACCTGAAGCTGAGCTTCAAGCCAGCCACGCAACTGTTACGCAAGTGCGGCTGCGCCATCACGGTGTCATCGACGGCTGCCCTGGAGTCCATGGCCATGGGCATCAGCACCCGCATCGTCGGTGATCTGGGAGTGACCGAAACATTGGGGAACCACTTCTTTGCCGATTCCGGTGCAATCGCCAACTTTGCAGCCATTCGCGACAACCCCTTTGAGGTACTGCACAACAACCGCTGGCTTCAGGCCCAGGGCTGGAACCCAGAGGGAGATAGTCGCTTTATTGAAGCTCTCGCCAGCCGGCTGCAAATTGCGCCGACTCCGCTTTCGAACAGTGATCTAGGCCCCACCAGCTGGGGAAGTGAAGCTTGGCAACGCACGGCTCTAAGCAATGGCGGCCGCAGGATGTTGAGCAGTGGAGGGGCCCGCTCCAGTCAACGAAAACGCCACCACACCCGTCGAATCATTCGAACGGTCCGAGACAGTGTTGTGGGTTTTGGCTGGTTGTCCAAGCTGCTGCGCAAGTAA
- a CDS encoding cytidylyltransferase domain-containing protein — MAAHAAALALIPARGGSKGIPGKNLQEVGGLPLVVRSIHAAQASDRVTRVVVSTDDEAIAELSRDAGADVVQRPQSIAGDSASSESALLHALDALACPSQSPNGLQANLVFLQCTSPFTTGAEIDKVLAALDQPEINSSFAVAPWHGFLWRADGKGINHDPNAPRQRRQDLNPSYLETGAIYAMRTANFRALGQRFCPPWQPVVLADPGPEIDTPNDLALCRSLASGLSG; from the coding sequence ATGGCGGCCCATGCAGCAGCGCTGGCCTTGATCCCCGCCCGCGGAGGATCCAAGGGAATCCCAGGCAAAAACCTGCAAGAGGTGGGAGGCCTGCCTCTGGTGGTGCGCTCCATCCATGCGGCTCAGGCAAGCGATCGCGTCACCCGTGTAGTGGTCAGTACGGATGACGAAGCCATCGCAGAGCTGTCCCGTGACGCTGGGGCCGACGTCGTTCAACGCCCGCAGAGCATTGCGGGGGATAGCGCCAGTTCTGAATCGGCTCTGCTGCATGCCCTCGATGCCCTGGCATGTCCAAGTCAATCCCCCAATGGACTCCAGGCCAATCTGGTGTTTCTGCAGTGCACATCACCGTTCACCACTGGCGCCGAGATCGACAAGGTTCTCGCAGCCCTCGACCAACCGGAGATCAACAGCAGCTTTGCCGTTGCTCCCTGGCATGGCTTCCTTTGGCGAGCTGATGGGAAAGGCATCAACCATGACCCGAATGCACCACGGCAACGCCGCCAAGATCTCAATCCCAGTTATCTAGAAACTGGTGCGATCTATGCGATGCGCACCGCTAACTTTCGCGCGTTGGGACAACGGTTCTGCCCTCCATGGCAACCCGTCGTACTGGCCGATCCCGGTCCCGAAATCGACACTCCTAATGATCTCGCCCTTTGTCGAAGTCTTGCTTCAGGGTTGTCCGGCTAA
- a CDS encoding capsular polysaccharide biosynthesis protein, with protein sequence MTRLVAARLGVPARGMLVHQTLPCLLAPAQLLPGRRRDVDALLAWGRRPSARRVERLGQHWGLPVWHIEDGFLRSFGKGRADPPLALLIDDLGVHFDATAPSRLEHLIATPLSLEQRCRAQQVQALWCEQRLSKVNPAQESPVPEERFVLVVDQSAGDYSIPLGGASPDCFGQMLQEALADHPACTVVLKVHPDVIHGRARGHFSAKDLVHPRIRVSADGLHPAGLLQRAEAVYAVTSQMGFEALLWGRPVHCFGMPFYAGWGLTHDRLAAPDRRQQGVSLEALVHGALIAYPHCIDPHQHEPCSIETLMRAIGLQRRMHALAPRSVQAFGFTPWKQRNLRRFLAGSEVRYPMPWMTPDTNIDAVAVWGRRGKPRVLSAADRRRLPTLHVEDGFLRSVGLGADLIDPISWVVDGRGMYYDATGPSDLEILLAHGDWSVLQLERAAQLRHRLVRAAITKYNLQSTPWQRPTGIQRVVLVVGQVESDASIRFGAPGVCTNLGLLQAVRAAEPEAYLVYKPHPDVSAGLCRAGEGEEIAQECCDEVLTSGSIDQLFTQVDALHVLTSLAGFEGILRGVEVHCWGLPFYAGWGLTRDRETCSRRGRCLELDALLHAALIEYPRYVSRGSGWFITPEQAIDELIAWKDGPPPRRTLVQGLFRHWGRLRRR encoded by the coding sequence ATGACCAGGCTTGTTGCTGCGCGACTCGGTGTGCCGGCCCGGGGAATGCTTGTGCATCAAACCCTGCCGTGTTTGTTGGCGCCGGCTCAATTGCTGCCGGGTCGTCGCCGTGATGTCGATGCGTTGTTGGCCTGGGGGCGCCGTCCCAGTGCGCGGCGGGTGGAACGGCTCGGTCAGCACTGGGGGCTTCCCGTGTGGCACATCGAGGATGGCTTCCTCCGCTCCTTCGGTAAGGGAAGAGCCGATCCACCGCTAGCGCTTCTCATTGATGATCTGGGGGTGCACTTCGATGCAACGGCCCCAAGTCGGCTCGAGCACTTGATCGCAACGCCGCTGTCGCTAGAGCAACGTTGTCGCGCGCAGCAGGTCCAGGCGCTGTGGTGTGAGCAGCGACTGAGCAAGGTGAATCCTGCACAGGAGTCTCCGGTTCCTGAGGAGCGCTTTGTGCTGGTGGTGGATCAATCGGCCGGTGATTACTCGATCCCCCTCGGTGGGGCCAGCCCCGATTGTTTTGGTCAGATGCTTCAGGAGGCATTGGCGGATCATCCAGCCTGCACCGTTGTGCTGAAGGTGCATCCCGATGTCATTCATGGCCGGGCGCGCGGGCATTTCAGTGCCAAGGATCTGGTTCATCCCCGCATTCGTGTCAGTGCGGATGGTTTGCATCCGGCTGGTCTGCTGCAACGGGCCGAAGCGGTCTATGCCGTCACCTCTCAGATGGGATTTGAAGCCCTGCTCTGGGGGAGACCTGTCCACTGTTTTGGGATGCCGTTTTATGCCGGATGGGGCCTCACCCACGACCGCCTGGCAGCGCCTGATCGCCGTCAACAAGGCGTGTCGTTAGAGGCGTTGGTGCATGGAGCACTCATCGCGTATCCCCATTGCATTGATCCCCATCAACACGAACCTTGCTCGATTGAAACCCTGATGCGCGCCATTGGCTTGCAGCGTCGGATGCATGCCTTGGCCCCCCGGAGCGTGCAGGCGTTTGGGTTCACGCCTTGGAAACAACGCAACCTTCGCCGTTTCTTGGCCGGGAGCGAGGTGAGATACCCGATGCCATGGATGACTCCCGACACGAACATTGATGCAGTAGCGGTGTGGGGTCGCCGTGGCAAACCACGGGTTCTGAGCGCCGCGGACCGTCGCCGGTTACCGACTTTGCATGTGGAAGATGGCTTCCTTCGATCGGTGGGCTTGGGGGCGGATCTCATTGATCCGATCTCTTGGGTGGTGGATGGACGCGGCATGTACTACGACGCCACGGGGCCGAGTGACTTAGAAATTTTGTTGGCCCATGGCGATTGGTCGGTCTTGCAGCTGGAGCGTGCAGCACAACTGCGGCACCGATTGGTGCGTGCAGCGATCACCAAATACAACCTTCAATCGACCCCCTGGCAGCGCCCCACCGGGATTCAACGGGTGGTTCTGGTGGTGGGTCAAGTGGAGAGTGATGCCTCGATTCGGTTTGGTGCCCCTGGTGTTTGCACCAATCTCGGTTTGTTGCAGGCGGTGCGGGCCGCTGAACCTGAGGCCTATCTCGTTTACAAACCGCATCCAGATGTTTCGGCTGGCCTCTGTCGTGCCGGAGAGGGGGAGGAGATCGCTCAGGAGTGTTGCGATGAGGTCCTGACCTCAGGGTCGATTGATCAGCTTTTTACCCAGGTCGATGCGCTGCACGTGCTCACATCCTTGGCGGGATTCGAGGGGATTCTGCGAGGTGTGGAAGTGCATTGTTGGGGTTTGCCTTTCTATGCGGGTTGGGGCTTGACCCGTGATCGTGAGACCTGCTCGAGACGCGGTCGTTGCCTGGAGCTGGATGCGCTCCTACATGCCGCCTTGATCGAGTACCCGAGATACGTCAGTCGTGGGAGTGGTTGGTTCATCACACCTGAGCAGGCCATTGATGAATTGATCGCCTGGAAAGATGGGCCTCCCCCACGTCGCACGCTGGTGCAGGGCCTGTTTCGCCACTGGGGTCGGCTCCGCCGTCGTTAG
- a CDS encoding capsular biosynthesis protein, with translation MVSGLGRGRAPALVQVRIDGPVLLLMGPIGLFFARFCNYLRGCGIPVTKVAFPLREFGFSSEVTVPFRGDMEAWRPFVRRLLQDRGIRHIFMYGDFIIPHRIAIEEAQSLGIEAWVFELGYLRPNYITLERDRVNARSNLNKPVSFYQNLLPVDQLPQNIVLDPGSRWRKAWKAPTFIQHAFTDYPIIEGEHKLQPSPRFLWCQVRGSWRYWLYRWTEREVKRRLLEHESFFLSVLQVSSDSQIQMGSPYRGMHDFIEDVIRSFSEHAHASDRLAFKHHPRDRGYNHYGLLIALLSRRYGVVGRVHYFHDGPLSRYLRTCRGVITVNSTVGLQALFHAVPTKTMGNTFYNLEGLTDQKPLDDFWRDPQPSDRPLFYRFYNHLVMSTQVNGNFDGDFPFRTTFPIGPEARQLESPSPLPALKAPLIRNPLALGARMVSRMAWAGLGFGLYGLQLPAVLLGRPDWAAQLMTLASAVALRALGVQVVVDDSQPSENPGTPLVHIFNHRSPCDGLVIQAVLKIPGLTTAQLHLKWVLPGYAAAARNAGSAVLDHRQPQSRLAGLMSASTLLRDHGEIMIAPNGSLVTPIEERVSSSAWMLAQHYGGSIVPWVFRYEGLDGAVGARYKPLRLLLRRLTAPLGTIHCRRGRSSDLQLPPDPRDRDGFSRAVQQYYRAQQESG, from the coding sequence ATGGTGAGCGGTTTGGGTAGGGGACGGGCGCCGGCACTGGTGCAAGTGCGCATTGATGGTCCAGTCCTCCTCTTGATGGGTCCGATTGGTCTGTTTTTTGCGCGGTTTTGCAATTACCTCAGGGGCTGTGGCATTCCCGTGACCAAAGTGGCGTTCCCGTTACGGGAATTTGGTTTCTCGTCTGAGGTGACGGTGCCGTTTCGCGGCGACATGGAGGCGTGGCGTCCGTTTGTCCGACGTTTGCTCCAGGACCGCGGCATTCGCCACATTTTTATGTACGGGGATTTCATCATTCCCCACCGAATTGCGATTGAAGAAGCACAGTCGCTCGGCATCGAAGCGTGGGTGTTTGAACTCGGCTATCTACGCCCGAACTACATCACGTTGGAGCGTGATCGAGTGAATGCTCGATCCAATCTGAATAAGCCAGTTTCGTTCTATCAGAATCTCCTCCCTGTCGATCAACTGCCGCAAAACATCGTGCTGGATCCGGGATCGCGATGGCGCAAAGCCTGGAAAGCACCCACGTTTATTCAGCATGCTTTCACCGATTACCCAATTATCGAAGGGGAGCACAAACTTCAGCCCTCTCCCCGTTTTTTGTGGTGCCAGGTGCGCGGCAGCTGGCGCTACTGGCTGTATCGCTGGACCGAGAGAGAGGTGAAACGGCGACTGCTGGAGCATGAGTCTTTTTTCCTGTCTGTCCTGCAGGTGTCGAGCGATTCTCAAATTCAGATGGGTTCCCCCTACCGGGGCATGCACGATTTCATCGAGGACGTGATTCGCTCATTCTCCGAGCATGCCCATGCCTCGGATCGACTGGCTTTTAAACATCATCCGCGCGATCGGGGCTACAACCACTACGGCCTCTTGATTGCCCTGTTGTCCCGCCGTTATGGCGTTGTCGGTCGGGTGCACTATTTCCACGATGGCCCCCTAAGCCGGTATCTACGCACGTGTCGTGGGGTGATCACGGTGAACAGCACGGTGGGCTTGCAAGCCCTGTTCCATGCGGTTCCCACCAAGACGATGGGCAACACCTTTTACAACTTGGAAGGACTCACCGATCAGAAGCCCCTCGACGACTTCTGGCGTGATCCTCAGCCCAGTGATCGGCCGCTTTTTTATCGCTTCTACAACCATCTCGTGATGAGCACGCAGGTGAATGGCAATTTCGATGGGGACTTCCCCTTTCGCACCACCTTTCCGATCGGTCCGGAAGCCCGCCAGCTGGAGTCGCCTTCCCCGTTGCCCGCGTTGAAGGCGCCTTTGATTCGGAATCCCTTGGCTTTGGGTGCCCGCATGGTGTCTCGCATGGCATGGGCTGGCCTTGGCTTTGGGTTGTACGGCTTGCAACTACCTGCAGTGCTGCTCGGCCGACCGGACTGGGCGGCCCAATTGATGACTTTGGCGTCTGCTGTCGCCCTAAGGGCCTTGGGTGTGCAAGTGGTCGTGGATGACAGCCAACCCTCTGAAAACCCTGGCACTCCCTTGGTGCATATCTTCAATCACCGCAGTCCGTGTGATGGCTTGGTGATTCAGGCCGTGCTCAAAATACCTGGCCTCACCACGGCGCAATTGCATCTCAAATGGGTGCTGCCTGGTTATGCGGCCGCGGCGCGGAATGCCGGTTCAGCGGTGCTTGATCATCGACAGCCCCAGTCCCGTCTGGCGGGGCTGATGAGTGCTTCCACGTTGTTGAGGGATCACGGTGAAATCATGATTGCCCCAAACGGATCGTTGGTGACCCCGATTGAAGAGCGAGTCTCGTCTAGCGCTTGGATGCTGGCCCAGCATTACGGCGGCAGCATTGTTCCATGGGTTTTTCGCTACGAGGGATTGGATGGCGCTGTTGGTGCTCGCTACAAACCGCTGCGTTTGCTGTTGCGTCGTCTAACGGCACCTCTGGGAACGATTCACTGCCGTCGAGGGCGCTCTTCTGATCTCCAACTTCCTCCAGATCCCCGTGATCGTGATGGCTTTAGTCGAGCCGTGCAGCAGTACTACAGGGCACAGCAAGAATCAGGCTGA
- a CDS encoding beta-ketoacyl-[acyl-carrier-protein] synthase family protein — MPKTPERSAIVGWGSVTPLGSNPHTTWQGALGGRSGIQALHDPWSSDLATRIAGRVEDAAFTPLEPILRRRADRCAQLALLAARQAWGMALERAPGLDPDRVAVVIGTGIGGLSTMHEQHMQLSEGGPSRVNPLTVPMLIPDAPAGQVAIDLGLHGGAHAPVSACASGAEAMMLAQMLLNDDRADLVLAGGTEAPVNRLGLVGFSAMRALSSRNDAPEQASRPYSTDRDGFVLSEGAGVLAMMRDCDVPTGAALGWQLASGSSSDGHHIVAPEPQGIQASRAIDDALRRADVDPADLCAVQAHATGTNLGDLAEARALRRSLGPVADFLPVYAPKGQLGHLLGAAGSVEAILGFQALREGILPQSINADPLDPGVDLAVTTSGPVKLPDHPSERFMLKNAFGFGGHNISLILAVPCSTAARLD, encoded by the coding sequence ATGCCGAAAACACCTGAACGGTCGGCCATTGTTGGCTGGGGTTCAGTCACCCCACTCGGCTCAAATCCGCACACCACCTGGCAGGGAGCGCTTGGCGGACGTTCTGGGATTCAAGCGCTGCACGACCCCTGGAGCAGCGACCTGGCCACACGCATTGCTGGACGTGTGGAGGACGCAGCATTTACACCACTAGAGCCCATCCTTCGCAGACGGGCTGACCGCTGTGCACAACTTGCTTTATTGGCGGCAAGACAGGCTTGGGGCATGGCCTTAGAACGAGCACCAGGGCTGGATCCCGATCGGGTTGCCGTCGTGATCGGCACTGGGATTGGTGGGCTCTCCACCATGCATGAACAGCACATGCAACTCTCCGAAGGGGGGCCATCACGGGTGAATCCGCTCACGGTGCCGATGCTGATTCCCGACGCTCCTGCGGGGCAAGTTGCCATCGACTTAGGGCTTCATGGCGGTGCCCATGCACCCGTATCGGCCTGTGCATCTGGGGCTGAAGCGATGATGCTGGCCCAAATGTTGCTCAACGACGACCGTGCCGATTTGGTGCTCGCGGGGGGAACTGAAGCGCCAGTGAACAGGCTTGGGCTCGTGGGATTTTCCGCCATGCGCGCGCTCTCATCCCGCAATGACGCACCAGAGCAGGCCTCTCGCCCGTACAGCACAGACCGTGACGGCTTTGTGTTGTCGGAAGGCGCAGGAGTGCTGGCGATGATGCGCGATTGCGATGTTCCTACCGGTGCAGCCCTCGGCTGGCAGCTCGCGAGTGGCAGCAGCAGCGATGGGCATCACATTGTGGCTCCAGAGCCGCAGGGAATCCAGGCCAGTCGGGCGATTGACGATGCCCTCCGACGGGCGGACGTCGATCCTGCAGATCTCTGCGCCGTTCAAGCCCATGCCACGGGCACAAATCTCGGTGATCTCGCCGAAGCCAGAGCCTTGCGGCGCAGTTTGGGGCCAGTGGCAGATTTCCTACCGGTATACGCACCGAAAGGGCAGCTGGGTCACCTCCTAGGAGCCGCCGGATCCGTCGAAGCGATCTTGGGATTCCAGGCTTTGAGAGAAGGAATCTTGCCGCAAAGCATCAACGCCGATCCTCTTGATCCAGGCGTGGACTTAGCGGTTACTACATCAGGACCAGTGAAGCTTCCAGATCATCCATCAGAGCGTTTCATGCTCAAAAATGCCTTTGGTTTTGGCGGTCACAACATCAGCCTGATTCTTGCTGTGCCCTGTAGTACTGCTGCACGGCTCGACTAA
- a CDS encoding phosphopantetheine-binding protein — MLVLAEVLPDKHALEGRLVEILHRISGADPALITADARLMEDIGIDSLGFYEILIEADTCFGIRIPEETLLQFRTVGDIQAHLESLELTQANAENT; from the coding sequence GTGCTCGTATTGGCCGAGGTACTCCCTGACAAGCATGCGCTAGAGGGACGCCTTGTGGAGATCCTGCATCGCATCTCCGGAGCCGACCCTGCCCTGATAACGGCAGATGCCCGTTTGATGGAAGATATCGGTATTGATTCACTGGGCTTCTACGAAATTCTGATCGAAGCCGATACCTGTTTCGGGATTCGCATCCCAGAGGAAACCTTGCTGCAATTTCGAACTGTCGGTGATATTCAGGCCCATCTCGAGTCGCTAGAGCTCACCCAAGCCAATGCCGAAAACACCTGA
- a CDS encoding GNAT family N-acetyltransferase, whose protein sequence is MALTGSATQDDVLLPRGWNGSDPDSSRLFTLDGLELHLIAGSQFGPVAEAVGTLRESTYRQQLSGSGSSLDLDGRDPFYDHLLLLDVESGALAGSARLQFIPFGAPSSDLPQSEASYLEHVYPGIKALLAQRQHHVEIGRVALAQRFQRQPHSLMALFRGGLLIASLSGYSTLHGLVSYNHFAFSDSVNNAFLSALMQPPYRRTDLALPVPRHPVPSIQSSDQTHPIDNVQALELALRNDYDKDFRLPVLLRQYFNLMGAQVCDLSLAKDFNQITEILMAAELNSLPKERLNYFIDVPHQPVYQHFSWYRGQG, encoded by the coding sequence ATGGCACTGACAGGATCTGCCACCCAGGATGACGTTCTTCTCCCAAGGGGTTGGAACGGCTCCGATCCAGACAGCAGTCGTCTGTTCACTCTGGACGGGCTCGAGCTGCATCTCATCGCAGGGAGCCAGTTTGGTCCAGTGGCCGAAGCCGTTGGGACGCTGCGGGAGTCCACCTACCGACAACAGTTGTCCGGTTCAGGCAGCAGCCTTGACTTGGATGGACGCGACCCCTTCTACGACCATCTCTTACTGCTCGATGTCGAGAGTGGTGCTCTCGCGGGATCAGCAAGGCTGCAATTCATTCCGTTCGGCGCGCCGAGCTCGGATCTACCGCAAAGCGAAGCCTCCTACCTCGAGCACGTTTATCCCGGCATCAAAGCGCTGCTAGCCCAGCGACAACATCATGTCGAAATTGGACGCGTTGCTCTTGCGCAGCGGTTCCAACGCCAGCCCCATTCCCTGATGGCGTTGTTCCGTGGGGGCTTGCTCATTGCGTCCCTGTCTGGATACAGCACCCTGCATGGCTTGGTGTCTTACAACCATTTCGCGTTCTCCGACAGCGTCAACAACGCTTTTTTAAGCGCACTGATGCAACCGCCTTATCGCCGAACAGATCTCGCATTGCCCGTTCCCCGTCACCCTGTTCCATCGATCCAGAGCAGCGATCAGACTCATCCGATCGACAACGTTCAAGCCCTGGAATTGGCGTTGCGCAACGACTACGACAAAGATTTCCGCCTACCGGTTTTGTTAAGGCAGTACTTCAATTTGATGGGAGCACAGGTTTGCGATCTTTCTCTGGCGAAAGATTTCAACCAAATCACTGAAATCTTGATGGCTGCAGAGCTCAATAGCCTGCCGAAGGAACGCTTGAACTACTTCATTGACGTCCCCCACCAACCGGTCTACCAGCACTTCAGCTGGTACCGAGGACAAGGCTGA
- a CDS encoding polysaccharide biosynthesis/export family protein: protein MLFILRSGLSAGIAAVWMLTLSLTWSGSVRAEERRNWLKVPSRPAPTALPKTRSVSVSPFPETSYRYRLGPGDKLVMSVFKIDGYEASVQVLSDGTINLPRLGTMDVWGLTMDEARQRITDGYQQILRRPIVYLDLVEQRPVRVTVTGQVGRPGVFTLPVNSPGSIPKDGELGSGGGWPTMVDVIQRAGGVSAMGDLSRLELLRPSHQRGASAKRYVFDYLTVLKQGGFAPNPLIYDGDSIRVLKADAPINADLITTASSNFAPSTIAVKVIGEVVLPGLVEIPSNAPLSQAILASGGLSNRASVSRVDLIRMDGEGRTTIKQMSYKPGSELSSTNNPPLRSGDVVVVDRNVLAKFSDGMNLALEPLDPIVDAASVLRILGLPGVGN from the coding sequence ATGCTCTTCATCCTTCGGTCCGGATTGTCTGCAGGCATTGCCGCCGTTTGGATGTTGACCCTGTCGCTCACCTGGAGCGGGAGCGTGCGGGCGGAAGAACGACGGAATTGGCTGAAGGTTCCATCCCGTCCAGCACCGACGGCTTTGCCTAAAACCAGATCTGTTTCGGTCAGCCCTTTCCCAGAAACCTCCTATCGCTATCGGCTCGGCCCTGGCGACAAATTGGTCATGTCGGTGTTCAAAATTGACGGCTATGAGGCCTCTGTCCAGGTGCTCAGCGACGGCACGATCAACCTGCCTCGATTGGGAACTATGGACGTGTGGGGATTGACGATGGATGAGGCACGTCAACGCATTACGGACGGATACCAGCAAATTCTTCGCCGTCCGATTGTTTATCTCGACCTTGTTGAGCAGCGTCCTGTTCGCGTCACGGTGACCGGTCAGGTTGGTCGCCCCGGAGTCTTTACTCTCCCCGTGAATAGCCCAGGGAGCATCCCCAAGGATGGAGAGCTGGGAAGTGGTGGTGGCTGGCCCACCATGGTGGATGTGATCCAGCGGGCTGGAGGGGTTTCCGCGATGGGCGATCTTTCTCGGTTGGAATTGCTGCGGCCATCCCATCAACGGGGAGCGAGTGCAAAGCGATATGTCTTCGACTACCTCACCGTTTTGAAACAGGGAGGCTTTGCCCCCAATCCTTTGATTTACGACGGCGACAGCATTCGGGTTTTAAAGGCTGATGCTCCGATCAACGCTGATTTAATTACGACTGCGTCATCGAATTTCGCTCCCTCAACGATCGCTGTGAAGGTGATTGGTGAAGTTGTTTTGCCGGGGTTGGTGGAGATTCCTTCCAATGCTCCCCTTTCGCAAGCGATTCTTGCTTCGGGTGGCTTAAGCAACCGGGCCAGTGTGTCGCGGGTTGATTTGATTCGGATGGATGGAGAGGGTCGCACCACGATCAAACAAATGTCGTATAAACCTGGGTCGGAGTTGAGCAGCACCAACAACCCTCCCTTGCGGAGTGGTGATGTTGTGGTGGTGGATCGAAATGTTCTTGCCAAGTTCAGCGATGGCATGAACCTCGCCCTGGAGCCCCTAGACCCAATTGTGGATGCGGCATCCGTATTGCGAATTTTGGGGCTCCCCGGCGTAGGAAATTAA